In one window of Miscanthus floridulus cultivar M001 chromosome 12, ASM1932011v1, whole genome shotgun sequence DNA:
- the LOC136495206 gene encoding psbP domain-containing protein 2, chloroplastic-like: MPLVGCPRRGPPLSLACRRRRSLYRARAVAPKCEASSSPPLLTRRVSAASLLLAVLPIPASSPQLPVASALEAEAAEGERGASEGLELERYTDQEQGFTLLKPTSWPKVEKAGATALFQQEGKGSNNIGVVVNPVRLNSLTEFGTPQFVADRLLQAEKKKESTKSAEVISVGERSGHGGLTVYEIEYTLDSTRGGMKRIFSGAFVASRKLYLLNIAYLDTQEKPLDSETRIVLEKVLHSFDSV, translated from the exons ATGCCACTCGTCGGCTGTCCCCGCCGCGGTCCGCCGCTTTCGctcgcctgccgccgccgccgcagcttgTATCGGGCCCGAGCCGTCGCGCCCAAATGCGaggcctcctcctctcctccgctCCTGACCCGGAGAGTGTCCGCTGCCTCGCTGCTTCTCGCTGTCCTCCCCATCCCCGCGTCGTCGCCGCAACTCCCCGTCGCCTCCGCgttggaggcggaggcggcggaaggAGAACGCGGAGCTTCCGAGGGGCTAGAATTGGAGAGGTACACCGACCAGGAGCAGGGCTTCACCCTCCTCAAGCCGACCTCCTGGCCCAAG GTGGAGAAGGCAGGCGCGACGGCGCTGTTTCAGCAGGAGGGAAAAGGGAGTAACAACATCGGGGTTGTCGTCAACCCCGTTCGGCTCAATTCGCTGACGGAGTTCGGGACGCCGCAGTTCGTCGCGGACAGACTTCTGCAAGCAGAGAAGAAAAAG GAAAGTACCAAGTCTGCCGAGGTGATCTCAGTGGGAGAGAGATCAGGCCATGGTGGCCTGACAGTGTATGAAATCGAGTACACACTGGATAGCACTAGGGGAGGGATGAAACGGATCTTCTCGGGTGCATTTGTTGCTTCAAGGAAGCTATATCTGCTCAACATAGCCTATTTAGACACCCAGGAGAAGCCCTTGGACAGCGAGACAAGAATTGTTCTGGAAAAAGTTCTACATTCTTTTGATTCTGTATAG